The following coding sequences are from one Campylobacter sp. RM16187 window:
- the mfd gene encoding transcription-repair coupling factor encodes MQAKIYEYLLKPNEAEIIVCEDDKEALLIENAVKFAGIEPFCLPDFRARFGDDLRSFSAELYELSAKLYKFYEFKGKKLLIAPISTILNKLPGKKHLQKITLNFGDRLNLNELTDELMRFGYEPVDIVESEGEFCLRGDIIDIFCVGNDEPHRILLFDDEIESIRNYSTSTQISNKTELESVEISPFIAALSKDELEKANEKIDELNSEALISDLNSLGFWAIDGFVDYTKEFKAVLAKEFKFEDFERDTSTLHSLGVIPEAKIYKDLSVTPSRDFFELNANRHIKVISRNDGLFNSLNLSEYKNIELIKSDVVVNLTSASEIIISLNKFEKKKRAKRASLVIDELKINDYVVHEEYGVGRFAGLEKITVLGSTREFVIIVYQNDDRLLLPVEHLNLIDRYIAQSGSIAVLDRLGKASFAKIKEKVRQKLFIIASKIIELAAKRELVRAEVIQKDDAQYLNFLQNAGFDYTIDQEKAASEISKDLASGKVMDRLLSGDVGFGKTEIAMNAIFKCVKSGFQALFFVPTTLLSAQHFKSLKDRFAKFEIPVFRLDRFSSAKEKSAVKKALEDGLACVCVGTHSLLGLKASNLGLIIIDEEHKFGVKQKEKLKEISSNSHILSMSATPIPRSLNMALSNVKSYSVLQTPPSSRLDVRTIVREWDEKVLKEAILRELRRGGQIFYIHNHIATMEQAKRQIKKILPNLRILILHSKIDAKTTEDEMIKFEAGDYDILLCTSIVESGIHLPNVNTIIIENANKFGMADLHQLRGRVGRSDKQAYCYFLVEDKSELTPEALKRLVALESNSFLGSGSVLAYHDLEIRGGGNLVGEAQSGHIEAIGYSLYIKMLEDEINKLLNKENFKSKKVDLKLSINAFLNQEFIREDRLRLELYRRLGKCEEVSEVHAIEGELEDRFGKIDVYTKQFLSLIIIKILAIKAGFKLISNSGQNIVLTNLNDEKTVLKSKSKDDDDIIDEILIHLRKASK; translated from the coding sequence ATGCAAGCTAAGATATATGAGTATCTTTTAAAGCCAAACGAAGCCGAAATTATCGTTTGCGAGGATGATAAAGAGGCTTTGCTTATAGAAAATGCGGTTAAATTTGCAGGTATTGAGCCGTTTTGCTTGCCTGATTTTAGAGCTCGTTTTGGTGATGATCTGCGCTCTTTTAGTGCCGAGCTTTACGAGCTTTCGGCTAAACTTTATAAATTTTACGAATTTAAGGGCAAAAAGCTTCTTATAGCTCCCATCTCAACTATATTAAACAAACTTCCCGGCAAAAAACATCTTCAAAAGATCACTCTAAATTTTGGCGACAGGCTAAATCTAAACGAGCTAACAGACGAGCTTATGCGCTTTGGCTATGAGCCTGTGGATATCGTTGAGAGCGAAGGCGAGTTTTGTCTGCGCGGAGATATTATCGATATATTTTGCGTGGGAAATGATGAACCGCATAGAATTTTGCTTTTTGATGATGAGATAGAAAGTATCAGAAACTACTCAACCAGCACTCAAATTTCAAACAAAACGGAGCTAGAAAGCGTTGAAATTTCGCCTTTTATCGCAGCTCTTAGCAAAGATGAGCTTGAAAAGGCAAACGAAAAAATAGACGAGCTAAATAGCGAAGCTCTGATAAGCGATCTAAATTCGCTTGGATTTTGGGCGATAGATGGATTTGTTGATTACACCAAGGAGTTTAAAGCCGTTCTTGCAAAAGAGTTTAAATTTGAGGATTTTGAAAGAGATACAAGCACGCTTCATAGCCTTGGCGTAATCCCTGAAGCAAAAATTTATAAAGATTTGTCCGTAACACCGAGCAGAGATTTTTTCGAGCTTAATGCAAACAGGCATATCAAGGTTATCTCGCGAAACGACGGACTTTTTAACTCGCTAAATTTGAGCGAATACAAAAACATAGAGCTTATTAAAAGCGACGTTGTTGTAAATTTAACTTCCGCTAGCGAGATAATCATATCGCTTAATAAATTTGAGAAGAAAAAGCGCGCAAAGCGAGCGAGCTTAGTAATCGATGAGCTTAAGATAAATGACTACGTCGTGCATGAAGAGTATGGAGTAGGGCGATTTGCCGGGCTTGAAAAGATAACCGTGCTAGGCAGTACTCGCGAGTTTGTGATCATCGTTTATCAAAACGACGATAGGTTGCTTTTGCCGGTTGAGCATCTAAATTTGATCGATAGATACATAGCGCAAAGCGGCTCTATAGCGGTGCTTGATAGGCTTGGTAAGGCTAGCTTTGCCAAGATAAAAGAAAAGGTTCGCCAAAAGCTATTTATCATCGCTTCTAAGATCATCGAGCTTGCGGCTAAAAGAGAGCTGGTTCGCGCCGAAGTGATACAAAAAGATGACGCCCAATACTTAAATTTCTTACAAAATGCGGGCTTTGACTACACGATCGATCAAGAAAAGGCTGCAAGTGAAATTTCAAAAGATCTTGCAAGCGGTAAAGTGATGGATAGGCTTTTAAGCGGAGATGTGGGCTTTGGCAAGACCGAAATCGCGATGAATGCGATATTTAAATGCGTAAAATCAGGCTTTCAAGCGCTATTTTTTGTCCCTACGACTCTGCTTTCGGCTCAACACTTTAAGAGCTTAAAAGATAGATTTGCCAAATTTGAAATTCCTGTTTTTAGACTTGATAGATTTAGCTCGGCAAAAGAAAAATCAGCCGTTAAAAAGGCTCTTGAAGACGGGCTTGCTTGCGTTTGTGTCGGCACTCACTCGCTTTTGGGGCTAAAGGCATCAAATTTAGGGCTTATTATCATCGATGAAGAGCATAAATTTGGCGTCAAGCAAAAAGAGAAGCTAAAGGAAATTTCAAGCAACTCGCACATCCTTTCAATGAGCGCAACACCGATCCCAAGAAGCCTAAATATGGCACTTAGCAACGTAAAAAGCTACAGCGTGCTTCAAACTCCGCCAAGCTCAAGGCTTGATGTAAGAACGATCGTGAGAGAGTGGGACGAAAAGGTGCTTAAAGAGGCTATTTTGCGCGAATTAAGAAGAGGCGGGCAGATATTTTACATCCACAACCACATCGCCACTATGGAGCAGGCAAAAAGGCAGATCAAGAAAATTTTGCCGAATTTGCGCATTTTGATACTTCACTCAAAGATAGACGCAAAGACGACTGAGGATGAGATGATAAAATTTGAAGCAGGGGATTATGATATCTTGCTTTGCACAAGCATTGTAGAAAGCGGAATTCACCTACCAAACGTAAATACGATAATCATAGAAAATGCAAATAAATTCGGCATGGCGGACCTTCATCAGCTAAGAGGTCGCGTGGGTAGAAGTGATAAGCAGGCGTATTGCTATTTCTTGGTTGAGGATAAGAGCGAGCTCACGCCCGAAGCCTTAAAGCGGCTTGTGGCGCTTGAGAGCAATTCGTTTTTAGGCTCAGGCTCGGTGCTTGCTTATCATGATTTAGAGATTAGAGGCGGAGGAAATTTAGTCGGAGAGGCTCAAAGCGGGCATATCGAGGCTATCGGCTACTCGCTTTATATTAAAATGCTTGAAGACGAGATAAATAAGCTTTTAAACAAAGAGAATTTCAAGAGTAAAAAAGTTGATCTCAAGCTCAGTATAAACGCCTTTTTAAATCAAGAATTTATTCGCGAAGATAGGCTTCGCCTTGAGCTGTATCGCCGCCTTGGCAAGTGTGAAGAGGTTAGCGAGGTGCATGCTATAGAGGGCGAGCTTGAGGATAGGTTTGGCAAGATTGATGTTTATACTAAGCAGTTTTTATCGCTTATAATAATTAAAATTTTAGCCATAAAAGCGGGCTTTAAACTCATCTCAAACAGCGGTCAAAACATAGTTCTTACAAATTTAAACGATGAGAAAACGGTTTTAAAATCAAAAAGCAAAGATGATGACGATATAATAGATGAAATTTTAATCCATCTAAGAAAGGCGTCAAAATGA